Proteins from a genomic interval of Pontibacillus yanchengensis:
- a CDS encoding sigma-70 family RNA polymerase sigma factor: protein MEEFSEQELMKDPFMRRFLADEENYRLFKNYQQMPTEETAVSLNNKFQEELKKVRAISYLSKSIHYWAVDFDKKQRKYSERFTATLDQPLDNDGDYTHKDNLQSNKEISYKPATSIEDVIQNPSLMKVVSTLTLRQKNILFSLFVLGLTENEIAEKKGVSQQVISKSKQKALKKLRGELNGGNDLCRNSG, encoded by the coding sequence ATGGAAGAGTTTTCAGAACAAGAGCTTATGAAAGATCCGTTTATGAGGAGGTTTCTAGCTGATGAGGAGAATTATAGATTGTTCAAAAACTATCAACAAATGCCTACTGAAGAAACGGCTGTATCTCTTAATAATAAGTTCCAAGAAGAATTGAAGAAGGTAAGGGCAATTAGCTATCTATCGAAATCTATCCACTATTGGGCTGTTGATTTTGATAAGAAACAGAGAAAGTATAGCGAACGTTTTACTGCTACGTTGGACCAGCCACTAGATAATGATGGCGATTACACCCACAAAGACAACCTACAAAGCAATAAAGAAATAAGTTATAAGCCTGCCACATCAATTGAAGACGTTATTCAAAATCCGTCGCTTATGAAGGTTGTTAGTACACTAACGTTAAGACAGAAGAATATTTTGTTTTCTCTGTTTGTATTAGGTCTGACAGAAAATGAAATTGCAGAAAAAAAAGGTGTTTCACAGCAAGTTATATCAAAATCGAAACAAAAGGCTTTAAAGAAACTAAGGGGGGAACTGAATGGTGGAAATGACCTTTGTCGAAATAGTGGCTAA
- a CDS encoding YvrJ family protein yields MTFVEIVANVGFPIAVTIYLLTRFEGEIEKLEKAINNLSRKISNNQEDRG; encoded by the coding sequence ATGACCTTTGTCGAAATAGTGGCTAACGTAGGTTTCCCGATAGCTGTAACCATTTATCTCCTCACTAGGTTTGAGGGGGAAATCGAAAAACTAGAAAAAGCCATAAACAATTTGAGTAGGAAAATTTCCAATAATCAAGAAGATAGGGGGTAG